The Medicago truncatula cultivar Jemalong A17 chromosome 4, MtrunA17r5.0-ANR, whole genome shotgun sequence genome includes a region encoding these proteins:
- the LOC25494325 gene encoding sister chromatid cohesion protein PDS5 homolog A isoform X3: protein MAGSSSPSSKSHYLQLLKELGSKFDIIVPTSKDSLIKLLKQATTYLAELDQSPLTTTRDSMNPFFNAIVKPELLKHQDKDVKLLVATCICEITRITAPEAPYNDEILKDTFRLIVSTFSGLSDTSGPSFGRRVVILETLAKYRSCVVMLDLECDDLVNEMFSTFVAVARDDHPESVLSSMQTIMVVLLEESEDVHGDLLSILLSTLGRGNKGVTMAAKRLAMNVIQHCVGKLESSIKQLLLSLMSGDSKLVNSQIEYHGIIYDLYCCAPQILSGVLPYVTGELLTDQLETRLKAMNLVGDMISIPGTSIPEAFQPIFSEFLKRLSDRVVEVRMSAIEHVKNCLLLNPFRAEASQILSALCERLLDFDENVRKKVVAVICDVACHALNAIPLETVKLVAERLRDKSLLVKKYTMERLAEVHRVFCENSCETVKLNEYDWIPGKIVRCFYDKDFRSDIIESVLCGSVFPVEFSTSDIVKRWVEIFSGFDKVEVKALEKILEQKQRLQQEMQKYLSLRQKHQDKDVPEVQKKIRFCFKVMSHSFGDPIKAEENFQFLEQLTDANIWKILANLVDPNTSLHQARAYRDDLLKILGVKHPLYEFLNTFSMKCSYLLFNKEHVKAILEEIVAQKSAENAQRTQSCMDLLVIIARFCPLVLSGSEEELVNLLKDNNDIIKVGVLNVLAKAGATLRKQLSATASSVDLILERLCLEGSRRQAKYAVHALAAITKDDGLMSLSVLYKKLVDMLEENTHLPAVLQSLGCIAQNAIPVFETRESEIKEFITNKILKSDGKEDHTRTSWDDKSDLCMLKIYGIKTLVKSYLPFKDAHVRPDIDSLLDILRNMLSYGEMSKDLQSSPVDKAHLKLASAKAVIRLSRLWDQYIPVDLFHLTLRVTQTSFPQAKKVLLSKVHQYIKDRVLDAKYACAFLFNIFGSKPHEFAEDKHNMADIIQMYYQAKARQIPVQSDANSFPIYPEYILPYLVHALAHNSCPNVEECKDVGAYDNIYRQLHLILSILLQRDEGAKSEETTNKEKEILSTIISIFQSIKLSEDTIDTSKTKNSHAMCDLGLAITKKLVQKDVDVQELSHLLSLPPMLYKAFEKKEGNGTVVSEVKSWLVDDISLAHLESLELEMVQSQLVEDEASKDNEENVTLGVMLKQIKSQGICGKKVKKIKPVPSETEKVENDFAILNMVRQADLDNVGSSTNVETCNGHEHSLSTKTPKVPEHATGRKRKTDETTPAPVSKRSSSSSAHGKPRLSTTTLNASRRVSGENSPEENLRLDAEINPDTDSETMERIMVKDLLVSSLKQKFKGSESHHNDESNKHDDYDMKSPDDLEQNEKTLSNNSKSPTCFSKKTKRKRVAGLTKCAMKRGEIDSEDLIGCRIKIWWPTDKKYYGGTIKSYDSLKRKHVILYEDGDVEILRLEKERWELLDKGRKSTKFWAQTERFKWLTK from the exons ATGGCGggttcttcttctccttcttcgaAGAGTCATTATCTGCAGCTACTGAAGGAGTTAGGATCCAAGTTCGATATCATCGTTCCTACTTCCAAAGACTCTCTCATCAAACTCTTGaag CAAGCAACCACATACCTTGCTGAGTTGGATCAGTCACCTTTGACTACAACAAGAGATTCAATGAATCCCTTTTTTAATGCAATTGTTAAGCCAGAACTACTGAAACACCAAGATAAGGATGTCAAGCTTCTAGTTGCAACATGTATTTGTGAGATAACTCGGATCACTGCACCTGAAGCTCCTTACAATGATGAAATTCTAAAG GATACCTTTCGGTTGATTGTGAGCACTTTTAGTGGTCTAAGTGATACCAGCGGTCCATCCTTTGGACGGAGAGTTGTTATATTGGAGACACTTGCAAAATATAGGTCGTGTGTTGTGATGTTAGATCTTGAATGTGATGATCTGGTGAATGAAATGTTCAGTACTTTTGTTGCGGTTGCCAG AGATGATCATCCAGAAAGTGTCTTGTCATCCATGCAAACTATAATGGTGGTTCTCTTAGAAGAGAGTGAGGATGTTCACGGGGATCTGTTGTCTATCTTACTTTCTACATTAGGCCGCGGAAACAAG GGTGTTACTATGGCTGCAAAAAGACTTGCCATGAATGTCATACAACATTGTGTGGGAAAACTTGAATCCAGCATTAAACAACTTTTGCTATCGTTAATGTCTGGAGATAGCAAGCTAGTGAACAGTCAAATTGAATACCATGGAATTATCTATGATCTCTATTGCTGTGCTCCTCAGATCCTATCTGGAGTTCTCCCTTATGTGACAGGAGAGCTACTG ACAGACCAATTGGAAACCCGTTTGAAAGCAATGAACTTGGTTGGCGATATGATTTCTATTCCTGGAACTTCCATTCCTGAAGCATTTCAGCCTATATTTTCAGAATTCTTAAAGAGGTTGTCTGATAGAGTTGTTGAGGTTCGCATGTCTGCCATTGAGCATGTAAAGAACTGTCTGCTGTTGAATCCTTTTAGAGCAGAAGCTTCTCAAATATTAT CTGCTCTTTGTGAACGGCTGCTGGATTTTGATGAAAATGTTCGAAAGAAAGTTGTGGCTGTTATATGTGATGTGGCATGTCATGCCCTAAATGCAATCCCACTTGAAACGGTGAAACTTGTTGCGGAACGGCTTCGTGATAAATCT CTACTTGTTAAAAAGTATACTATGGAAAGATTGGCTGAAGTGCATAGAGTTTTTTGCGAGAATAGCTGTGAAACAGTCAAACTCAATGAATATGACTGGATTCCTGGGAAAATTGTTAGATGTTTCTATGACAAAGATTTCAG ATCTGATATAATTGAATCCGTTTTATGTGGATCCGTATTTCCAGTAGAATTTTCAACTAGTGATATTGTTAAACGTTGGGTTGAAATTTTCTCTGGATTTGATAAAGTAGAGGTCAAGGCTCTTGAAAAGATATTGGAGCAGAAACAAAG GTTACAGCAAGAGATGCAGAAGTATCTGTCTCTGAGGCAGAAGCATCAG GATAAAGATGTTCCTGAGGTCCAAAAGAAGATTCGATTCTGTTTCAAAGTAATGTCCCATTCGTTTGGTGACCCCATAAAGGCCGAAGAGAATTTCCAGTTTCTCGAACAGTTAACAGATGCTAATATTTGGAAGATTTTGGCAAATCTTGTTGATCCAAATACTAGCCTCCATCAAGCACGTGCCTATCGG GATGATTTGCTTAAAATACTTGGCGTGAAACATCCTCTCTACGAATTTCTGAATACATTCTCTATGAAGTGCTCCTACCTGCTTTTCAACAAGGAGCATGTAAAAGCAATTCTTGAAGAAATTGTAGCTCAAAAATCTGCAGAGAATGCTCAGCGTACACAGTCTTGTATGGATTTATTGGTG ATAATTGCCCGTTTCTGTCCATTGGTTCTTAGTGGTAGTGAGGAGGAACTGGTGAATCTACTGAAGGATAATAATGATATTATTAAAGTGGGTGTTCTGAATGTTTTAGCTAAGGCTGGTGCTACTCTTCGTAAACAACTTTCAGCAACGGCAAG TTCGGTCGACCTTATATTGGAGAGGTTATGTTTAGAAGGCAGTCGGAGACAGGCAAAATATGCTGTCCATGCATTGGCTGCAATAACAAAGGATGACGGCCTCATGTCTCTTTCTGTTCTATACAAG AAACTTGTAGATATGCTGGAAGAGAACACACATCTTCCTGCAGTACTGCAGTCTCTGGGGTGTATAGCGCAGAATGCAATACCTGTTTTTGAGACTAGAGAGAGTGAAATTAAAGAATTTATAACAAACAAGATTCTGAAAAGTGATGGT AAAGAAGATCACACTAGAACATCTTGGGATGATAAAAGCGATCTTTGCATGTTGAAG ATATATGGCATCAAAACCTTAGTAAAGAGCTACCTGCCTTTCAAAGATGCTCATGTTCGTCCTGATATTGACAGTCTTCTGGATATCCTTAGGAATATGCTATCTTATGGTGAAATGTCAAAGGACCTGCAGTCAAG TCCAGTTGATAAGGCCCATTTGAAGCTTGCTTCTGCAAAGGCTGTTATTCGGTTGTCAAGGCTTTGGGATCAATATATACCTGTTGATCTTTTCCACTTAACTTTACGGGTAACTCAG ACTAGCTTTCCTCAAGCTAAGAAGGTTCTTTTAAGCAAAGTTCACCAATATATTAAAGACCGTGTTTTGGATGCCAAATATGCATGTGCCTTCTTATTCAACATATTTGGATCCAAGCCACATGAATTTGCAGAG GATAAGCATAATATGGCAGACATTATTCAAATGTACTACCAGGCAAAGGCACGACAAATTCCGGTGCAATCAGATGCAAATTCCTTTCCCATTTACCCGGAATACATCCTTCCATACCTAGTCCATGCACTTGCTCATAACTCATGTCCCAATGTGGAGGAGTGCAAGGATGTTGGAGCATATGATAATATATACCG GCAGCTGCACTTAATACTGTCAATATTACTTCAAAGAGATGAAGGTGCTAAGTCAGAAGAAACTACTaacaaagaaaaggaaattCTATCTACTATCATTTCCATCTTTCAGAGTATAAAACTTTCCGAAGATACAATAGACACCTCAAAGACAAAG AATTCTCATGCAATGTGCGACCTTGGGTTAGCAATAACTAAAAAATTAGTGCAGAAGGATGTTGATGTGCAAGAATTGTCCCATTTGTTGTCTCTACCTCCAATGCTATACAAAGCATTTGAGAAGAAGGAAGGAAATGGCACCGTG GTAAGTGAAGTGAAAAGCTGGCTTGTGGATGATATCTCCTTGGCTCACTTGGAATCTCTTGAGCTAGAGATG GTTCAATCCCAATTAGTGGAGGATGAAGCTTCAAAGGACAATGAAGAAAATGTAACTTTGGGAGTGATGTTAAAGCAAATCAAATCTCAGGGAATTTGTGgcaaaaaagtgaaaaagattAAGCCCGTGCCATCTGAAACAGAAAAGgttgaaaatgattttgctATCTTGAATATGGTCAGACAAGCTGACTTGGACAACGTGGGGTCATCTACTAATGTTGAAACATGCAATGGTCATGAACATTCTTTAAGTACGAAAACACCGAAGGTTCCAGAGCATGCTACAGGtcgaaaaagaaaaactgaTGAAACAACACCTGCTCCAGTGTCTAAACGTAGTAGTTCTTCCTCTGCTCATGGTAAACCAAGATTATCAACTACTACGTTAAATGCATCTCGAAGAGTTTCAGGAGAAAATTCCCCAGAAGAAAATTTAAGGTTGGATGCAGAAATTAACCCTGATACAGATAGCGAAACTATGGAGAGAATAATGGTCAAAGACTTGTTAGTGTCctcattaaaacaaaaatttaagggTTCTGAAAGCCATCATAATGATGAGTCGAATAAACATGATGATTATGACATGAAG AGTCCTGACGATTTGGAACAAAATGAAAAGACTCTAAGTAATAATTCCAAGTCACCTACATGTTTTAGTAAAAAGACTAAAAGAAAACGTGTTGCAGGATTGACAAAG TGTGCGATGAAAAGAGGAGAAATTGACAGTGAAGATCTAATTGGTTGCAGAATTAAAATTTGGTGGCCTACGGACAAGAA GTATTATGGAGGCACTATCAAGTCTTATGACTCTTTAAAAAGAAAGCATGTG ATATTATACGAGGACGGGGATGTAGAAATACTCCGTTTGGAAAAGGAGCGCTGGGAGCTTTTGGACAAGGGTCGCAAATCTACTAAG TTCTGGGCACAAACTGAAAGGTTCAAGTGGCTCAccaagtaa